One genomic region from Campylobacter concisus encodes:
- a CDS encoding Hcp family type VI secretion system effector yields the protein MSQPVYIKVKGSTQGLISSGASTEASIGNRYQSGHEDEIMAQEVSHIVTVPTDPQSGQPSGQRVHKPFSFTTSLNKAVPLLYNALTQGERLPEVEIYWYRTSTSGGAEHFFTTKLEDATITDITLVSPNAQDKLNSDKTELFKVSMNYRKIVWEHVAAGTSGSDDWREATKKA from the coding sequence ATGTCACAACCAGTGTATATTAAAGTGAAAGGTTCTACACAAGGACTTATTTCAAGTGGTGCTTCAACAGAAGCTAGTATAGGTAATCGCTATCAGTCAGGTCACGAAGATGAGATTATGGCTCAAGAGGTTTCTCATATAGTAACAGTTCCAACTGATCCACAAAGTGGCCAACCATCAGGTCAAAGAGTCCATAAGCCATTTAGTTTTACTACATCACTAAATAAAGCTGTTCCACTTCTTTACAATGCTTTAACACAAGGTGAAAGACTTCCAGAGGTTGAGATCTATTGGTATAGAACATCAACTAGTGGTGGTGCGGAACATTTCTTTACTACAAAACTAGAAGATGCAACTATAACAGATATTACTCTAGTAAGTCCAAATGCTCAAGACAAGCTAAACAGCGACAAAACAGAGCTTTTCAAAGTTTCAATGAACTATAGAAAGATAGTTTGGGAACACGTAGCTGCAGGTACAAGCGGAAGCGATGACTGGAGAGAAGCTACTAAAAAAGCTTAA
- a CDS encoding type VI secretion system Vgr family protein, producing the protein MDKNITSPTSSLTKPVMLASGNSVATDGFVDYGVSNDTFSTLQIANESNDKFIVTRADIYENLESIFSIECFAYINLVKNPLYENLDTIYNNDKSYSSIYKYLDKSIKLSIKRPSSINKNIVPDGSSNDMHFSGIVSDVEYLGVDDETSTNIDKKYFFKFKLTSPLYRLSINRANRIYTDQSILEVVKDILAFNKQRLTKELDFSNIKNNYNKREFIAQYNESDLAFITRLCHDNGIYFYEDNEKIYFYDTFILAYSNQNENFTSSDISNGKEARKVSFNINLNNNLGTEHINKITKSETLKANSFTHSFQNTAYPNVLESKNEKIFDEQVNIYDKHINLDEYSFSDTSLLEVSTYLKKLRSDMLLKEFTASSNVFALNLNDNISVAIDASKGEYEFKIIALKHTYIDESVLENTLNLGDNVPFKDKKFISSYTNEISIIPSSVKFVPSYKQKPKAPDITLGLVVGQDGLNSQNNTIHTDSYGRVKVRLNAFSTQEIIDKDDAINASYHKSAYLRVITPIASNSSGFFAIPRIGDEVIISFLQNDIDNPVVSGSLYNASNTPLVNVDSNYHQTSLSSKTIGANETGINEITLSNLKNKEQIYVKAEKDYDELVNNDFSQTILNDKSSQVHGSYTERVKKAHIQTIDLAKNVNVGAEYLTTVGLSKDTVVGVSNTLNVAVDNNTRIGQDSHEFVGHDKFVEVKSNLNTTIHNDEMREIKGTKEQNIDGGYKLNSQKGINEFSNEHIVLQANSYIDVNAKSNFTTKTAAQHTEIANSKFSNIETTYEVNAKDKVIHQVGSTKVMIEGSSVVIEVAGVKAIFDSRGLRVIGGDIKAL; encoded by the coding sequence ATGGACAAAAACATAACATCACCAACATCATCACTAACTAAGCCAGTCATGCTAGCATCCGGTAACTCAGTGGCAACAGATGGCTTTGTGGACTACGGCGTATCTAACGATACTTTCTCGACTCTTCAGATAGCAAACGAGTCAAACGATAAATTTATCGTTACACGTGCAGATATTTATGAAAATTTAGAAAGTATATTTAGCATAGAGTGCTTTGCTTATATAAATTTGGTGAAAAACCCGCTTTATGAAAATTTAGACACCATCTACAATAACGATAAAAGTTACTCAAGTATATATAAATATCTTGATAAAAGTATAAAGCTAAGCATAAAAAGGCCGTCTTCAATAAATAAAAACATCGTTCCAGATGGTAGCTCAAACGATATGCACTTTAGTGGAATAGTAAGCGATGTAGAGTATCTTGGTGTAGATGATGAGACTAGTACAAATATAGATAAAAAATACTTCTTTAAATTCAAGCTAACTTCGCCACTATATAGACTAAGCATAAATAGAGCAAATAGAATTTATACAGACCAGAGCATTTTAGAAGTAGTAAAAGATATTTTGGCTTTTAATAAACAAAGACTAACCAAAGAGCTGGACTTCTCAAATATCAAAAATAACTACAACAAAAGAGAATTTATAGCCCAGTACAATGAGAGCGATCTAGCTTTCATAACAAGGCTTTGCCATGATAACGGTATATATTTTTATGAAGACAATGAAAAAATTTATTTTTATGATACATTTATACTAGCTTATAGCAATCAAAATGAAAATTTTACTTCAAGTGACATAAGTAACGGCAAGGAAGCTAGAAAAGTAAGTTTTAATATAAATTTGAATAATAATCTAGGAACCGAACACATAAATAAAATAACAAAGAGCGAGACGCTAAAGGCAAATAGCTTTACGCACTCTTTTCAAAATACAGCTTATCCAAATGTGCTAGAGAGTAAAAATGAAAAGATATTTGACGAGCAGGTAAATATCTATGACAAGCATATAAATTTAGATGAGTATTCATTTAGCGATACTAGTTTGCTTGAAGTTAGCACCTATCTTAAAAAACTAAGAAGCGATATGCTTTTAAAAGAATTTACCGCTAGCTCAAATGTATTTGCACTAAATTTAAATGACAATATCTCAGTAGCCATTGACGCTAGTAAGGGTGAATATGAGTTTAAAATAATAGCTTTAAAGCATACTTATATTGATGAGAGTGTTTTAGAAAATACTTTAAATTTAGGCGATAATGTTCCGTTTAAAGATAAAAAATTTATAAGCTCATACACAAATGAGATAAGCATCATTCCAAGTAGTGTGAAATTTGTCCCAAGCTACAAGCAAAAGCCAAAAGCACCAGACATCACGCTAGGTCTTGTAGTCGGTCAAGATGGACTAAACAGCCAAAATAACACGATCCATACTGATAGCTATGGTAGGGTAAAGGTGAGGTTAAATGCTTTTAGTACGCAAGAGATAATCGATAAAGACGATGCCATCAACGCAAGCTATCACAAGAGTGCTTATCTAAGAGTGATAACGCCTATTGCTAGCAATAGCTCAGGATTTTTTGCCATACCAAGGATCGGCGATGAGGTTATCATCTCGTTTTTACAAAATGACATAGACAACCCGGTAGTAAGTGGTAGCCTATATAATGCTTCAAATACGCCACTTGTAAATGTGGATAGTAACTATCACCAAACATCTCTTAGCTCAAAAACAATTGGTGCAAATGAGACTGGTATAAACGAGATCACTTTATCAAATTTAAAAAATAAAGAGCAAATTTATGTAAAAGCAGAAAAGGACTATGACGAGCTTGTAAATAACGACTTTTCTCAAACAATACTAAATGATAAAAGCTCACAGGTGCATGGAAGTTACACCGAACGAGTAAAAAAAGCTCACATCCAGACGATAGATCTAGCAAAAAATGTAAATGTCGGAGCCGAGTATCTAACAACAGTTGGACTTTCAAAAGATACAGTAGTTGGTGTCTCAAATACGCTAAACGTAGCTGTTGATAACAATACAAGAATAGGTCAAGATAGTCATGAATTTGTAGGACATGATAAATTTGTAGAAGTAAAATCAAATCTTAATACGACCATACATAATGATGAGATGAGAGAGATAAAAGGCACAAAAGAGCAAAATATAGATGGTGGCTATAAGCTAAATTCACAAAAAGGCATAAATGAATTTAGTAACGAGCATATTGTGCTTCAGGCAAATAGTTACATTGATGTAAATGCTAAGTCAAATTTCACAACAAAAACAGCTGCCCAGCACACTGAGATTGCTAATTCAAAATTTAGCAATATAGAGACGACTTATGAGGTAAATGCCAAAGATAAGGTAATCCATCAAGTAGGTAGCACAAAAGTAATGATAGAGGGATCAAGTGTCGTGATAGAAGTAGCTGGCGTAAAGGCGATATTTGATAGTAGAGGGCTAAGAGTTATCGGTGGAGATATCAAGGCTTTATAA